In one Halorubrum sp. CBA1229 genomic region, the following are encoded:
- a CDS encoding N-acetylneuraminate synthase family protein produces MTDIQLGDRKAGPNDPTYIIAEAGINHNGSLQTAKELVDVAVEADADAVKFQKRKLEKTYINDIVDDPSVAEMGIEYTVSNLKRVSLRDGQFRELARYCEKSDIQFLCSPWDSESVDFLETLDIPFYKIGSPDLTNFVLLERVIETGKPILVSTGMADKQEIQQTISFLNEHNVEFGLLHCRSTYPAPFHNLNLRFMEELMNAYDVPVGYSGHERGIAITEAAAAMGACFVERHFTLDRTLEGPDHAASLEPTGLKKLVRDIRNVEESMGSSARYMTRGEYNNRVALGKSLASEAPISSGETISREQVTAKSPAKGISPQHLYEVVGSRAVRDIQEDQLIQWEDVREDDYDEYETDLENWGVVVRFSDIIEHDWGDPDVYEFRINGADMEADIANALEGQTINKRLGIHAPEQKGHDLVDLSARTEETRREAVEIIQEVIDIVRNVVKPHFDIDHEPYIIIHPGGITVDHMELEATEEMNDMLERSMSELDDEGVNLLLENMPPLPWIYGGQQYHNNFMDAEEIAAYCERTGQRICYDTSHAKLWCNYSGEDLREHAKTLRPYVDYLHVADAAGVDGEGLQIGDGEIDFERIAPVFEDFDGPIITEIWRGHERRGEGFKKAAERLSDVF; encoded by the coding sequence ATGACGGACATCCAACTCGGTGATCGGAAAGCGGGTCCAAACGATCCAACATACATCATTGCAGAAGCAGGAATCAATCATAATGGCAGTCTACAAACAGCGAAGGAGCTTGTGGATGTTGCAGTGGAAGCAGATGCAGATGCGGTAAAATTCCAAAAGCGAAAACTGGAAAAGACATATATTAATGATATTGTTGATGATCCCTCTGTGGCAGAGATGGGGATTGAGTATACTGTATCCAATCTTAAGCGCGTCTCTCTCCGAGACGGGCAGTTTCGGGAGCTAGCACGTTACTGCGAGAAATCCGATATTCAATTTCTTTGCTCTCCCTGGGATTCTGAGAGCGTTGATTTTCTCGAAACTCTCGACATCCCATTCTATAAAATTGGTTCACCTGATCTGACAAATTTTGTGCTTCTTGAACGGGTTATTGAGACGGGTAAACCAATTCTGGTCTCTACTGGGATGGCGGACAAACAGGAAATTCAGCAGACAATTTCGTTCTTGAACGAACATAATGTAGAGTTCGGTCTTCTCCATTGCCGGAGTACATACCCTGCCCCCTTCCATAACCTGAATCTTCGGTTCATGGAAGAGTTGATGAATGCATACGATGTACCGGTTGGGTATTCCGGACACGAACGGGGGATCGCAATCACTGAGGCTGCAGCTGCAATGGGCGCCTGCTTCGTGGAGCGGCATTTCACATTAGATCGAACGCTGGAAGGCCCGGACCACGCCGCCAGCTTAGAGCCAACGGGCCTCAAGAAACTCGTTCGGGACATCAGAAATGTCGAGGAGAGCATGGGTAGCAGCGCACGATACATGACACGAGGCGAGTACAACAATCGTGTAGCACTGGGTAAGAGCCTAGCTTCGGAAGCACCGATATCGTCTGGAGAGACCATTTCTCGTGAACAAGTAACCGCAAAGAGTCCGGCGAAGGGAATCTCTCCACAACACCTGTATGAAGTCGTTGGCTCCCGAGCGGTGCGAGATATCCAGGAAGACCAGCTTATCCAGTGGGAGGACGTAAGAGAAGACGATTACGACGAGTACGAGACAGACCTCGAAAACTGGGGGGTTGTCGTACGCTTTTCTGACATCATCGAACACGACTGGGGAGATCCCGACGTGTACGAGTTCCGTATTAACGGGGCTGATATGGAAGCGGATATCGCGAATGCGCTTGAGGGACAGACTATCAACAAGCGACTCGGTATCCACGCACCTGAACAAAAGGGACACGATCTCGTTGATCTAAGTGCACGGACAGAAGAGACTAGACGCGAGGCGGTCGAAATCATACAAGAGGTCATCGATATAGTTAGGAATGTCGTAAAACCTCACTTCGATATCGACCACGAGCCGTACATAATCATCCATCCTGGTGGAATAACTGTCGACCACATGGAGTTGGAAGCCACTGAAGAGATGAACGACATGCTTGAACGCAGCATGTCAGAGTTAGATGACGAGGGAGTAAATTTGCTTCTGGAGAATATGCCGCCACTGCCGTGGATTTACGGCGGGCAGCAGTACCACAACAATTTCATGGACGCCGAGGAGATCGCGGCGTATTGTGAGCGGACAGGTCAGCGGATCTGTTACGACACGTCGCACGCAAAACTATGGTGTAACTACAGTGGCGAGGATCTGAGAGAACACGCGAAGACCCTTCGACCGTACGTCGACTATCTACACGTAGCCGACGCTGCAGGTGTTGACGGGGAAGGACTCCAGATCGGAGACGGGGAAATCGACTTCGAGCGTATCGCCCCAGTGTTTGAGGATTTCGATGGCCCGATCATCACAGAGATCTGGCGAGGTCACGAGCGCCGTGGTGAGGGATTCAAGAAGGCAGCGGAGCGCCTGTCGGACGTGTTTTAG
- a CDS encoding polysaccharide biosynthesis C-terminal domain-containing protein: MIDFLSKIVMSFSGFVATIVLTRTLGQERYGAYVVVLSVLAWVAIAGNLGLSPAIKKRVSEADDGNYVVSGAIVQLILYAIVAICLWIARPYLNAYMEIDATAILILLLAVKLATDFIQSVLDGQHLVHISSLLSPIEWTSRSVVQIALVLSGLGVVGAFAGYVVGALVAVVIGVYFASFDPSLPSRRDFDRLRSYAQFSWLASVKGRTFLSMDTLVLAVFVSNSVIAVYEIAWNLASLFAIFGSSVSRTLFPEMSKISSAEGASDEIAELFRISLAYSGLFIIPGLIGAAIVGDVVLTIYGSGFQTGYYILLILTFARLLYGYQGQFLTVLDGVNRPDLTFRINGVFVAVNLVLNILLTWQYGWYGAAAATTASAALGLVFGYYYTSRIIDVVVPIDVVGKQLSAAGVMALVVYVGRLLFGETLSVVLILVVTGVGVYFTVLMAISPEFRTTVEENLPFNVSLLKKRLT; this comes from the coding sequence ATGATCGACTTCTTGTCGAAGATCGTCATGTCATTCTCGGGGTTCGTCGCGACGATTGTCCTCACTCGAACGCTCGGACAAGAGCGATACGGGGCATACGTCGTCGTCCTCTCGGTACTGGCGTGGGTCGCAATCGCGGGGAATCTGGGACTATCGCCGGCAATCAAAAAGCGCGTGAGCGAAGCTGACGACGGGAACTACGTCGTCTCCGGCGCTATCGTACAGTTGATTTTGTATGCTATTGTCGCCATCTGTCTCTGGATCGCCCGCCCATATCTGAACGCTTACATGGAGATTGACGCGACTGCAATTCTTATTCTGCTTCTGGCAGTCAAACTCGCAACTGATTTTATCCAATCTGTTCTTGACGGCCAACATTTGGTTCACATCTCGAGTTTGCTCTCACCGATCGAATGGACTAGCCGGAGTGTCGTCCAGATCGCGCTCGTGTTATCAGGACTGGGAGTGGTCGGAGCGTTTGCGGGATACGTCGTTGGTGCTCTTGTTGCAGTAGTTATCGGTGTGTACTTTGCATCGTTCGATCCGTCGCTTCCCTCTCGTCGGGACTTCGATCGGCTGCGCTCGTATGCGCAGTTCTCGTGGCTTGCATCGGTGAAAGGTCGAACGTTCCTCTCGATGGACACGCTCGTGCTTGCCGTCTTCGTCTCAAACAGCGTCATCGCCGTTTACGAGATCGCGTGGAACCTCGCATCACTATTCGCTATCTTCGGATCATCGGTCAGTCGCACGCTGTTTCCTGAGATGAGTAAAATATCCTCCGCGGAGGGAGCAAGCGACGAAATTGCGGAGTTGTTTCGAATCAGCCTCGCGTACTCCGGACTATTCATCATTCCAGGATTAATCGGTGCGGCGATCGTGGGTGACGTCGTTCTGACAATATACGGATCGGGGTTCCAGACCGGATACTACATTCTGCTCATCTTGACATTCGCTCGACTTCTGTACGGATATCAAGGACAGTTTCTGACTGTACTTGACGGGGTCAATCGTCCGGATCTGACATTCCGTATCAACGGCGTCTTTGTCGCTGTGAATCTTGTTTTAAATATTCTATTGACTTGGCAATACGGTTGGTACGGGGCAGCTGCCGCAACGACAGCGTCTGCTGCGCTCGGACTCGTGTTCGGTTATTATTACACGAGCCGGATTATCGATGTTGTTGTGCCGATTGATGTGGTCGGAAAACAACTTTCTGCAGCAGGCGTTATGGCACTGGTTGTGTATGTAGGCCGACTCCTATTCGGCGAAACACTATCGGTCGTACTTATTCTCGTTGTTACCGGTGTAGGTGTGTACTTCACTGTGCTGATGGCTATTTCACCGGAATTCCGTACGACTGTTGAGGAGAATCTTCCATTCAATGTATCGTTGCTGAAGAAGAGACTCACGTGA
- a CDS encoding GtrA family protein, with product MTTESKINRLIHTTRIGQFVSVGAIGATIETIIVTILTAGLGIGPLFAKAIGAEVSISIMFGINDKWTFATEGSTELRAVLQRWMKSHLVRTGGLAVSFTTLYLLTSFLEMSITIYGADFWPAVANFIGIGVGMVLNYVAESLITWDI from the coding sequence ATGACGACTGAATCAAAGATTAATCGGCTTATTCATACAACGCGAATTGGTCAGTTTGTTTCCGTCGGTGCAATTGGTGCAACTATTGAGACAATTATTGTAACCATCTTAACTGCTGGACTTGGTATCGGCCCACTCTTCGCAAAGGCGATCGGTGCTGAGGTATCGATCTCGATAATGTTTGGTATTAATGATAAATGGACATTTGCCACGGAAGGGAGCACTGAATTGCGTGCGGTACTCCAACGATGGATGAAGTCTCATCTTGTTCGAACTGGAGGCCTTGCAGTCTCATTCACTACGTTGTATCTATTAACTAGCTTTTTGGAAATGTCAATAACGATATATGGTGCGGATTTTTGGCCAGCAGTCGCGAATTTTATTGGTATTGGTGTCGGAATGGTTCTTAATTATGTTGCTGAGTCTTTGATTACTTGGGACATATAG
- a CDS encoding acylneuraminate cytidylyltransferase family protein — protein MTVSIIPARGGSKAIPKKNIVDFLGNPLIEYTIEQSKSCERIDETYVSTDDNEIAEVSREAGATVIDRPEEIAGDFASTEDALLHALGEMRADGVHPTTVVLLQCTSPLRRESDIPATVELVEEDRFDSALTCCEDHKFYWELSDQGVAEPINYDPKNRSMRQNLSKRYQENGSVYAVQTELLEEEECRLGGDIGIHEMPETHSFEIDTYEDLEIVEQLGRSVDFHHCGLLD, from the coding sequence GTGACCGTTTCAATCATCCCCGCACGCGGCGGCAGTAAGGCTATTCCCAAAAAAAATATTGTCGATTTCCTCGGGAATCCCCTAATTGAGTACACCATCGAGCAATCGAAATCTTGCGAGAGGATCGATGAAACGTACGTATCGACGGACGACAATGAAATTGCAGAGGTTAGTCGGGAAGCAGGAGCAACGGTCATTGACCGCCCTGAAGAGATCGCTGGAGACTTCGCCTCCACTGAGGACGCATTGTTACATGCCCTCGGGGAAATGCGAGCAGATGGTGTTCACCCCACAACAGTCGTCCTGCTCCAGTGTACCTCACCACTGCGGCGCGAGAGCGACATCCCCGCGACCGTTGAGTTAGTCGAAGAAGATCGTTTCGACTCGGCACTCACTTGCTGTGAGGACCACAAGTTCTATTGGGAGCTATCCGACCAAGGTGTGGCAGAACCGATCAACTACGATCCGAAGAATCGGTCCATGCGTCAGAATTTATCGAAGCGATATCAGGAGAACGGATCGGTGTATGCCGTACAAACGGAATTGCTCGAGGAAGAGGAGTGTCGTTTAGGCGGAGACATCGGGATACACGAGATGCCGGAGACGCACAGTTTCGAGATCGATACCTACGAGGATTTAGAAATTGTGGAACAACTGGGTCGGTCAGTTGATTTCCATCACTGCGGACTACTAGACTAA
- a CDS encoding FkbM family methyltransferase gives MRSLAAAFIDEVRSGGVRGAAAATHDYLSYRLSPIIQPLSDTLYNYVAIRNAPVEHYGVRLPTDAAVFSKNVRARFARGDYEAEEAEALQQYYDGTHDLIDLGASTGFLSAFADNLADASSQVVAVEANPDLIPILKQTKQMNGASYKIDNRAYQSSGGTATFNRHNLTVGGSIQRETDDQVSVPAVSLADLIDDHGLQNPVVICDIEGGEVDLVMNELHILENVCPLLILETHWFASGIEEAEKALTSSQFNLIAEFDGTLVYENSGIYN, from the coding sequence ATGCGTTCGCTAGCGGCAGCATTTATTGACGAGGTTCGCTCTGGGGGTGTTCGCGGCGCAGCAGCTGCCACACATGATTATCTATCGTACCGTCTCTCCCCCATTATCCAGCCGCTTTCTGACACCCTCTATAATTACGTCGCGATCCGGAATGCGCCAGTCGAGCACTATGGCGTTCGACTGCCGACCGACGCAGCAGTCTTCTCGAAGAACGTAAGAGCGCGCTTCGCACGGGGTGACTACGAAGCCGAGGAGGCTGAGGCGCTCCAACAATACTACGATGGTACACATGATTTAATCGACTTGGGCGCCTCAACAGGATTCTTGAGTGCGTTTGCGGACAACCTTGCGGACGCATCATCACAGGTTGTTGCCGTAGAAGCAAACCCTGACCTAATCCCAATTCTCAAGCAAACAAAACAGATGAACGGGGCATCTTACAAGATCGACAATCGTGCATATCAATCGAGTGGTGGCACTGCAACGTTCAATCGGCACAATCTCACTGTCGGTGGCAGTATACAGCGTGAAACTGATGATCAAGTGTCAGTTCCAGCTGTGTCACTCGCTGACCTCATCGATGATCATGGCTTACAGAACCCAGTCGTGATCTGTGATATAGAAGGCGGCGAAGTTGATCTGGTGATGAACGAACTGCATATACTCGAAAATGTCTGTCCGTTATTAATATTGGAAACACATTGGTTCGCCTCCGGTATTGAGGAAGCCGAAAAAGCGCTTACATCTTCACAGTTCAATTTGATTGCAGAATTTGATGGTACTCTTGTATATGAGAACTCAGGGATATATAATTAA
- a CDS encoding glycosyltransferase — protein sequence MTTEMSTSIGVVIPAYEPDLSLLTDYISNIQSSLSPEIIRIEVDSPSPESVDILSEYDVDISVSPDRRGKGAAVMAGFDALDTDICLFTDADGSVPASSLKGILQPILESTAHVSIGSRRHPDSIIVNHQTILRRFLGDIFARGARYLLPTQCMDYQCGAKAVTADAWSSIGHHCYEPGFAWDLEFVSVAGSLGYNISEVPITWEDHPDSSVAPISTSIELATALIDVKRRTDAIAVSPRYHGVETTDKSDRLEKGWDDD from the coding sequence GTGACTACAGAGATGAGTACATCTATTGGAGTGGTTATACCAGCATATGAGCCAGATCTATCATTACTAACAGATTATATCTCGAATATCCAATCAAGCCTCTCTCCAGAAATAATTCGAATTGAGGTAGACTCTCCCTCTCCAGAATCTGTTGACATACTCTCAGAATACGATGTTGATATCTCTGTCTCACCGGATCGTCGCGGGAAAGGAGCTGCAGTTATGGCTGGATTTGATGCGTTAGATACTGATATTTGTCTGTTCACTGACGCTGACGGGTCAGTTCCCGCCAGTTCGCTTAAAGGTATTCTCCAGCCAATCTTAGAATCTACCGCTCATGTAAGTATTGGTTCCCGGCGCCATCCAGACTCAATTATTGTTAACCATCAAACTATCCTGCGGCGATTTCTTGGAGATATCTTTGCGAGAGGTGCTCGATATCTACTTCCAACCCAGTGTATGGATTACCAGTGCGGTGCAAAGGCTGTAACTGCTGACGCGTGGTCATCAATAGGGCATCATTGTTATGAACCTGGATTTGCGTGGGATCTTGAATTTGTGTCTGTTGCTGGGTCCCTAGGCTACAACATTTCAGAAGTTCCGATTACGTGGGAGGACCATCCAGATTCATCAGTAGCACCGATCTCCACTTCTATTGAGTTGGCAACTGCATTAATCGATGTTAAGCGACGGACAGATGCAATTGCGGTAAGCCCACGATACCATGGTGTTGAAACAACCGATAAATCAGATAGATTGGAAAAGGGTTGGGATGACGACTGA
- a CDS encoding glycosyltransferase family 87 protein: protein MLRELEDIFTKWSICLLTIGSILSALYIFTGVLHGVVQKKSILMIFAISGVLLTTNFYLFRVHANDLELYIHDIASTDLCIIRKKNFIAITWLTLIALPFGVLVLKFTGIADGTNFYDFGAYYNAAERVIHGYPLYDWTSSYPGVTELPESPDRYLYAPLVSLLFVPFGFLPFETAALAWSTLSVMVYLAGITAFVKTLTAPLSRRKWVVIYTASLGFGPFVITFIAGQVTGILAGVLCFAAARYHNQERREVLSSILTTVPVMFKAYYAPVGAPLLRDRRRLLSALAAGTSIIFIGVLVFGFQTTIEYLKVLAGGKGWGSAIDPPTMWNINDFHPFYYLDSTGYIIRVLLLVTIATVAYRGRHYAFKYVDLYVYSFGLLGIVLGAPVISTSGLIVTVPVILFLLLTTIHDRPGVFVGTLGATILIHIHPYTNEFLSSILLPALDAGRFAGVILPVVQPAVWGVCLLLICVIYEYTRRLSNEST, encoded by the coding sequence ATGTTACGAGAACTTGAGGACATATTCACAAAATGGAGTATATGTCTGTTGACGATAGGGAGTATTCTATCAGCTCTCTACATCTTCACAGGGGTTCTACACGGAGTCGTCCAAAAAAAATCAATTTTAATGATCTTCGCTATTAGTGGAGTGCTGCTTACTACAAACTTCTACCTCTTCCGTGTACACGCAAACGATCTTGAATTGTATATACACGATATCGCTAGCACGGATCTATGCATAATCCGCAAAAAGAATTTCATAGCGATCACGTGGTTGACCCTTATTGCGCTGCCGTTCGGTGTTCTCGTTTTGAAATTCACCGGGATTGCTGATGGGACGAACTTCTACGACTTCGGTGCGTACTATAATGCTGCCGAACGGGTGATTCACGGTTACCCTCTTTATGACTGGACTTCCTCATACCCGGGCGTTACCGAGCTCCCAGAGTCTCCAGATCGCTACTTGTACGCACCTCTCGTCTCACTCTTATTTGTGCCATTCGGGTTCTTACCCTTTGAGACCGCTGCGCTCGCTTGGTCAACACTCTCGGTCATGGTCTATCTTGCTGGAATCACTGCATTCGTTAAAACACTCACCGCCCCACTTTCCCGACGAAAGTGGGTGGTGATTTATACAGCATCTTTGGGATTCGGTCCCTTCGTAATCACCTTTATCGCTGGGCAAGTAACTGGCATCCTCGCTGGAGTCCTCTGTTTTGCAGCTGCTCGATATCATAATCAAGAGCGAAGAGAGGTGCTTTCAAGTATCCTGACGACGGTTCCAGTCATGTTCAAAGCATACTATGCACCGGTTGGTGCTCCTCTGCTCCGAGATCGCCGCCGTCTTTTGAGCGCGCTTGCCGCCGGCACTAGTATTATTTTTATAGGCGTGCTTGTCTTTGGTTTTCAGACAACTATTGAGTATCTCAAAGTACTCGCAGGGGGCAAGGGTTGGGGATCTGCTATTGACCCACCAACCATGTGGAATATCAACGATTTCCATCCCTTCTACTACTTAGACAGCACAGGGTATATTATCCGCGTGCTCCTCCTCGTAACAATTGCTACGGTTGCGTATCGGGGTCGTCATTATGCGTTCAAATATGTTGATCTTTACGTGTACTCATTCGGGCTGCTTGGAATTGTACTCGGCGCTCCAGTCATTAGTACATCTGGTCTAATAGTTACTGTCCCGGTTATTCTGTTTCTTTTGCTGACAACAATTCATGACAGACCGGGAGTGTTCGTCGGTACGCTCGGCGCTACAATCTTAATTCACATCCACCCGTACACGAATGAGTTCTTGTCAAGCATCCTTCTCCCAGCACTTGACGCAGGCAGGTTTGCGGGCGTGATCCTTCCAGTGGTGCAGCCTGCTGTTTGGGGGGTCTGTCTCCTACTTATCTGTGTGATTTACGAGTACACGCGACGACTCTCAAATGAATCCACTTGA
- the aglF gene encoding UTP--glucose-1-phosphate uridylyltransferase AglF codes for MQAVVLAAGKGTRLRPLTDDKPKVLVEVNGTPLIEDVFDNLIACGATELVVVVGYKAEQIIDRYGDEYRDVPITYAHQREQLGLAHAILQAEPHVDGDFMLMLGDNVFRGNLSDVTNRQREERADAAFLVEEVPYEEASRYGVLDTNEYGEVVEVVEKPDDPPSNLVMTGFYTFTPAIFHACHLVQPSDRGEYELPDAIDLLIQSGRTIDAIRLNGWRVDVGYPEDRDRAEDRLDEQVNDDTEGEADGDEAALNN; via the coding sequence ATGCAAGCAGTCGTACTCGCCGCGGGCAAAGGAACACGCCTCCGACCGCTCACCGACGATAAACCGAAGGTCCTCGTCGAAGTCAACGGCACACCGCTGATCGAGGACGTCTTCGACAACCTCATCGCCTGCGGTGCGACCGAGCTGGTCGTCGTCGTCGGCTACAAGGCCGAGCAGATCATCGACCGCTACGGCGACGAGTACCGTGACGTGCCGATCACCTACGCCCACCAGCGCGAACAGCTCGGCCTGGCCCACGCCATCCTCCAGGCGGAACCGCACGTCGACGGCGACTTCATGCTCATGCTCGGCGACAACGTGTTCCGCGGGAATCTCTCGGATGTCACCAACCGCCAGCGCGAAGAGCGCGCCGACGCCGCGTTCCTCGTCGAGGAGGTCCCCTATGAGGAGGCCTCCCGCTACGGCGTCCTCGACACCAACGAGTACGGGGAGGTCGTCGAGGTCGTCGAGAAGCCCGACGACCCGCCGAGCAACCTCGTGATGACCGGGTTCTACACGTTCACGCCCGCGATCTTCCACGCGTGTCACCTCGTGCAGCCCTCCGACCGTGGTGAGTATGAACTCCCAGACGCGATCGATCTGCTCATTCAGTCCGGCCGCACCATCGATGCGATCCGACTAAACGGTTGGCGTGTCGACGTGGGGTATCCCGAGGACCGCGATCGCGCCGAGGATCGGTTGGACGAACAGGTTAATGACGATACCGAAGGAGAAGCGGATGGAGATGAAGCCGCCCTCAATAATTGA